The Corynebacterium auriscanis genome includes the window GCCCGCCGATCAAACCGGCCAAACCCAGTTCCACCACTCCACTTCCGATGGTCCAATCACGGCGGGACCCGGGCAGTTCCTCAGGCACTAAGTCGTCGAACACTTCGGGCTTCACAAAGTGCAGCACACCCGCGGTGCCAAACACTTGCGCCCACACTGCCGATCGAATAATAGTTTTCCGTTTCATTTAGCCCTTCTGCTGTTGGTGTCTATGCACTTGCTCGTGTCTGCCCACGTCAGCTCCTATGTGTTCGCGTTTGCTCGTATCTGCGCGCGCATGTCCGTGTGTCTGTTCGCACCAGTGCCGAACTAGCCCAGTGTCCAACGAGCCCAAACCCCAACTAGCCCAGTGCCGAACTAGCCCAAACCCCAACTAGCCCAGTGCTCAACTAACCCCGACCCGAACTAACTCAGTACCGAACAAACTCAGTACCGTACTAACCCAGCGCCGTGCGCCCAGCGAATGCGCGCGACAGCGTGAGTTCGTCAACGAACTCCAAGTCGCCACCCATCGGAATCCCCGAGGCCAAGCGGGTGACTTTCAAGCCCGGGAAGTCCTTGAGTAACCTGCCGAGGTAACTGGCCGTTGCCTCGCCTTCGGTATTGGGATCGGTGGCGATGATCACTTCCTCGATCTCAGGAGCGGGATCGTAGACCACCTCTTCGCCCTCTCCCGGGCGAGCCACGTCATTGAGAACACCACCGATTCTTTGGACCAGCGGCGTCACATTAAGTTCTTTTGGCCCAACCCCTGCCAGCGGGTCCAAGGCTCCGCCGAGCACGTGGTAGCGCCCGCGGTATTCGGCCGTGCGCTCGATGACTTGTATGTCCT containing:
- a CDS encoding recombination mediator RecR, coding for MFEGPLQDVIDEFSRLPGIGPKSAQRIALHLMEVESEDLRRFQEALGRLQDGVAFCRICHNISQEDICRICADSSRDKSIICVVEESKDIQVIERTAEYRGRYHVLGGALDPLAGVGPKELNVTPLVQRIGGVLNDVARPGEGEEVVYDPAPEIEEVIIATDPNTEGEATASYLGRLLKDFPGLKVTRLASGIPMGGDLEFVDELTLSRAFAGRTALG